Sequence from the Pseudomonas frederiksbergensis genome:
ACTGCAGGTGCTCAGCCAGGGCGACCTCGACCTGGGCCAGCGCACCCGAGTATTGCGCGGGCAGGTCCTGGTGGAGCAGACCGGCCCCCACGCGGCCAAGGTCTATCGGTTGGTCAGCGATGGCGAGCAATTGACGTTGGTAGGCGAAGTTCGCCAGATCAGCGAGCAATTGGCCCGGGCGACAATCTATTTGCTGGCCGACGAGCTGGTGCGCTACCCCGTGGCCGAGCAGCCCGAGCGGCTTGCGCAACTCAAACAGGAAAAGGGCTTCGGTTTCGACCTGCGCCTGATGACCGTCGACCAGGCGGACATGGATGAAGACCAGCGTCGGCGGGTGTCCGAGGGCGACACGGTGATGGCGCTGGGCAAGGGTGGCGACTCGATCCGGGTATTCGCCGGGATGGTCGGCACGCCGTGGGTCCTGGAGATCGGCCCGTTGTACCAGATGAATCCTTATCCGCCCGAATGGCTGGTGCTGATCGCGGCGCTGGGCTTGAGCCTGATCGGCTTGATCGTCTACTTGCTGGTGCGTCAGTTGGAGCGACGCTTGCGCGGCCTGGAATCAGCCGCCACCCAGATCGCCCAGGGCAGCCTGGAAACCCGCGTGCCGGCCCGGGGCGCCGATTCGGTGGGGCGCCTGGCCGCTGCGTTCAATGGCATGGCCGAGCACTTGCAGCAATTGTTGGCGATCCAGCGGGAGTTGGTGCGCGCGGTGTCCCACGAATTGCGCACGCCGGTGGCGCGCCTGCGCTTCGGCCTGGAAATGCTCGGCAGCGCCAGCACGCCCGAGGCCCGCGATAAATACCTGGCCGGCATGGACCACGACATCGAAGATCTGGATCGCCTGGTAGACGAGATGCTGACGTATGCGCGCCTGGAGCAAGGCTCGCCGGCGTTGAATTTCCAGCGGGTGGATCTGGATGCGCTGGTCAATCAGGTCATAGAAGAATTGGGGCCTTTGCGCGCCGGGATCACGGTGGAGCGTGGCCTGTGCCTGTCCGCCGCCGATTGCGACGGCGCCTGGGTCGAGGCCGAGCCGCGTTTCCTGCATCGCGCCCTGCAGAATCTGGTGGGCAATGCCATGCGCCATGCCAGATCCCGGGTCACCGTGAGTTACCAGGTCGGCCAACTGCGCTGCCGGGTCGATGTCGAGGATGACGGGCCGGGTGTGCCGGAGGCCGCGTGGGAACGGGTATTCAAGCCGTTCCTGCGCCTGGACGACAGCCGGGCGCGAGCGTCGGGCGGCCACGGACTGGGGCTGTCGATCGTGCGGCGGATCATCCACTGGCACGATGGCCGCGCGCTGATCAACAGAAGCAAAAGCCTGGGCGGGGCATGTTTCAGCTTGAGTTGGCCGAGGCATCAGGATCGGTCTTGAAAGGTGCGGCGCTCCAGATCTACGCGTCTCGGGCCTCGATCCCTACCAGGCTCAGCAACTGCCCATCCTTGAGCCCAAACTGCCCTTGCAACTCGCTGCCATGACGCCACTCGGGCGACAGGTCGGTCAGGAGCCGCAGGCGCACTTGCCCGTCGTGGGACCACTCCAGCACTTCGGCATGCTCGAAATAGAAACGCTGCCCGACAATCGGGTACAGCGCCTTGAACAGGCTTTCCTTGACTGAGAAGGTCAACGTTACCAGCAGCGCCCGGTCGTCGCGCGCAACCGTCGCCATGCGTAGCAGTTCAGCGGGAGTGAGGATCTCACCCACCAGTCGCTCGGCGCGCTCGGGGTCGAGCAGGTTTTCCAGGTCCATGCCCAGCCCTTGCCAGCGTCTTTTTTGCGCAACGATGGCCGCCGCCCGGCCGGTACTGTGGGTGATCGAACCGCTGACATGAGCAGGCCACACCGGGGCGCGGTCCTCGCCGATGGCGGGAACACACGCCATGCCGTCAAGCCGATGCAAGGCCGCCCGGGCGCAGATTCGCCCGGCGAGGAATTCCGCCTGGCGCTTGGCGACCGAGCGTTGGATGCTCGCCGGCGGTTCGATGGCGCTGTCCGGGAAATCAGTCGCGACGAGCAGCAGCGGATCGAAGCGAGTACTGAGCAGCACTGTATCGGACAGGGCGTCGGGCAGCAGCCAATGATTGTCCAGAGGCGAGCAGCAGGCGGGCAGGGCGGGGATCGGGTTCATGCCGCGCATTTTGCCGGGTTGGCTGGAGGCTGGGTAGTGGGCCTAGCCTGGTGAATAAAAGAGCGGTTGGTTTTTGTGGCGAGGGAGCAAGGTCCCTCGCCACCAAAACAACATTTTTTCAGCTGAATGAAGTGTTCTCAGCCAAAAATCTTCTTGAAGAACTTCTGCATATCCGCCCACGATTTCTCATCGGCTTCCTTGTTGTAGCCAATGTCTGGCCCGCCATGCTCGCCGTGGCTCAGGCGATCGGCGTCGGGGTTGCTGAAACCGTGCTTGGCGCCGTCGAGGCTGACGAACTCATACTTGGCGCCGGCCTTGTCCATCTCGCTCTTGAAAGCGGTCACGTTGTCTTCGGTGACCATGCTGTCCAGCGCGCCGTGCTCCACCAGGATCTTGGCCTTGACGCTTCCCGGGGTGGCTGGCGTGTTGGTGACCAGGGCACCGTGGAAACTCACCACGCCGGCCAGCGGGACACCTTGGCGCGCGGCGTCCAACACCACCTTGCCGCCGAAGCAATAGCCGATGGCGGCGAGCTTGTCCGGATCGGTCTGGGGTTGTTTCTTCAAGAGGTCCAGCCCGGCCTGGAAGCGCGCGCTGGCCGCCTTGCCGTCCTTGAGCGCTGCCTGCATGAAGGCCAGGGCGTCCTTGGGATGCTCGGTGTTCTTGCCGTCGCCGTACATGTCGATGGCCAGGGCACTGTAGCCCAGGCCGGCAAGGTCACGGGCGCGACGCTTGGCGTAATCGTTCAGCCCCCACCATTCATGCACCACCACCACGCCCGGGCGCGGGCCCTTGATCGCATCGTCGTAGGCGTAATAGCCGACCAGCTTCGTGCCGTCGGCGCTGGTGTAGGGAATCTCCTGGGTCTGGATGGCGGCGTGGCTTGCGCCAGTCAAGGCCAGAAGTACAACAGCAAGCAACCTGCGCATGATCGATCTCCTTAAAAAAGTGGTGCACACAGACTAGCCGATTCGTTCAGCCCAGGTTCAGAGAACGTTCAAGAGGGGTTCAGGGAGCAATGGCTATCGTGGCGGCGACTTCACACAACCATCGCTTCAAAAGGAACCTGATCATGACCCATATGAAAACACTGCTGTTGGCCTTCACCGTGTTGGGTGCCAGCGCCATGGCCCACGCCGATGACAACTTCGCCAGCCTGACCCTCGGCCAGACCAGCGACAAGGTCAAGAAGTCCAGCGCCCTGGACCAGAACCTGAACAACCCGAACGCCGACGGCGTGATCGGCAAGGACACCACCTATGGCCTGCGCCTCGGCCGGCAGAACGATCAAGGTCGCTACTACGCCACCTATGACAACGTGTCGGGCAGTCACAACGGCATCAAGTTGCGCCAGGAAAACCTGCTGGGCAGCTATGACGTGTTCTATCCAGTCACCAGCAGCACCAAACTGTTCGGGGGTGGGACGGCGGGCCTGACCAAATTGACCCAGGACTCGCCAGGTTTCAGCCGCGACACCGATATCGGCTATGCGGTGGGCTTGCAAGGCGGCGTCCTGCAACAAATTTCGCAAAACACCTCGGTGGAACTGGGGTACCGTTACCTGCGCAGCAATGCCAGCACTGAAATGAGCCCGCACAATGGCGCCAAGGTCGGCTCGCTGGACCTGACCAGCAGCGCCCAGACCTACCTGTCGGCGAACTACACGTTCTAGCTGGCAGGAGATGGAAACGTGCAGCCGGGTCGGCCCAAGACGATCCGGCGCCTTGTTTGACATGGCTGTTCTGAATCGCCTGGGAGAGGCCCCATGAAACTATTGGTTGTCGAAGACGAAGCGCTGTTGCGTCATCACCTGCAAACCCGTCTCACCGACAGCGGGCATGTGGTGCAGGCCGTGGCCAATGCCGAAGAAGCCTTGTACCAGGTCCGCGAATTCAATCATGACCTGGCGGTGATCGACCTGGGCCTGCCGGGCATCAGCGGCCTGGAACTGATTCGCCGCCTGCGCTCACAGGACAAGTCCTTCCCGATCCTGATCCTGACCGCCCGCGGCAATTGGCAGGACAAGGTCGAAGGCCTTGCCGCCGGGGCCGACGACTACCTGGTCAAGCCTTTCCAGTTCGAAGAGCTGGAGGCGCGGCTCAACGCCCTGCTGCGTCGCTCCAGCGGTTTCACCCAGTCGACCATCGTCGCCGGTCCGTTGCAGCTGGACCTCAACCGCAAGCAGGCGTCCCTCGACGAAGAGCCGCTGGCGCTGACGGCCTACGAGTACCGCATCCTGGAATACCTGATGCGCCATCACCAGCAAGTGGTTGCCAAGGACCGCTTGATGGAGCAGCTGTACCCGGATGACGACGAGCGCGATCCCAATGTCATCGAAGTACTGGTCGGACGCCTGCGCCGCAAACTCGAAGCCCCGGCCGGCTTCAAGCCGATCGACACCGTGCGGGGCCTGGGTTACCTGTTCAACGAGCGCTGCCAGTGATCCGTTCGCTTCGACTGCGCTTGATGCTGGCCGCCATGACCCTGGCGGTGCTGTTCATGCTGGCGTTGTTGCCGGCGATGCAAGGGGCGTTCAGCCTGGCCTTGCAGGAATCCATCGAGCAGCGCCTGGCCTCGGATGTGACCACGCTGATATCCGCCGCCCGGGTGGAAAACAATCGACTGAAGATGCCGGCGCAGTTGCCGGACGAGCGATACAACCTCGCCGACGCGCGCCTGCTGGGCTACATCTATGACCGGGAGGGACGGTTGGTCTGGCGGTCGAAGGCGACCCAGGAAGAGCGCATCAATTACTCGCCGCGTTATGACGGGCAGGGCAACCAGTTCGCTCGTATCCGCGAGGACAACGGCCAGGAATTCTTCGTCTATGACGTCGAGGTCAAGCTGCTGGGCGGCCAGAGCGCGGCGTTCAGTATCGTTACCCTGCAGCCGGTGCGCGATTATGAAATCACCTTGCAAGGGCTGCGGGACAATCTTTACCTGGGGTTCGGCGCTGCCCTGTTGGTATTGCTGGCGCTGTTGTGGATCGGCCTGACCTGGGGCTTGCGCGCCTTGCGACGCCTGAGCCAGGAGTTGGATGAAATCGAAGCCGGCACCCGCGAAAGCCTCAGCACCGCCCACCCCCGCGAGCTGTTGCGCCTGACCGGCTCCCTCAACCGCCTGCTGCACAGCGAGCGCGAGCAGCGCAGCCGTTATCGAGACTCCCTCGATGACCTGGCCCACAGCTTGAAAACCCCCCTGGCGGTACTGCAAGGCGTCAGCGAAGACATGGCCCGGCGGCCGCAGGATCGTGGTCAGGCTTGGGTGCTGCAAACCCAGATCGAACGCATGAGCCAGCAGATCGGCTATCAGTTGCAGCGCGCCAGCCTGCGTAAAAGCGGCCTGGTGCGCCACCAGGTGCCCCTGCGCCCGGTCCTGCAAAGCCTGTGCGACACCCTCGACAAGGTCTATCGGGACAAACGCGTGCAGGTCGAATTCGATTTGCCGGAGCATTGCCAGGTGCCAATCGAACAAGGCGCGCTGCTGGAAATGCTCGGCAACCTCTTGGAGAACGCCTACCGGCTATGCCTGGGGGAAGTCCGGGTCAGCCTGCAGGAGGTCCTCGGCGGTACGGAACTGAGCGTCGAGGACGATGGACCGGGCGTGCCGCCGGACCAGCGTGCGCGGATTCTCCAGCGAGGCGAAAGGCTGGATCGCCAGCATCCGGGGCAGGGGATCGGGTTGGCGGTGGTCAAGGACATCATCGAAAGCTACGGCGCGCGGTTGACCCTGGGGGATTCGGAATTGGGCGGGGCGGCGTTCCGGATTCATTTTCCGGTGGTTTGATTGGAATATTCTCGGTGTGTTCGAGGGAACCGCTCAGTTTTCCTGCTCCCGATAAGCCCCGGGCGTCAACCCCGTCCACTTCTTGAACGCCCGATGAAACGCCGATGGCTCGGAGAACCCCAACTGCTCGGCAATCTGCTGCAACGACAGGTCCGCGCGCCCCAAATGGTAGATGGCGA
This genomic interval carries:
- a CDS encoding dienelactone hydrolase family protein codes for the protein MRRLLAVVLLALTGASHAAIQTQEIPYTSADGTKLVGYYAYDDAIKGPRPGVVVVHEWWGLNDYAKRRARDLAGLGYSALAIDMYGDGKNTEHPKDALAFMQAALKDGKAASARFQAGLDLLKKQPQTDPDKLAAIGYCFGGKVVLDAARQGVPLAGVVSFHGALVTNTPATPGSVKAKILVEHGALDSMVTEDNVTAFKSEMDKAGAKYEFVSLDGAKHGFSNPDADRLSHGEHGGPDIGYNKEADEKSWADMQKFFKKIFG
- a CDS encoding ATP-binding protein, encoding MIRSLRLRLMLAAMTLAVLFMLALLPAMQGAFSLALQESIEQRLASDVTTLISAARVENNRLKMPAQLPDERYNLADARLLGYIYDREGRLVWRSKATQEERINYSPRYDGQGNQFARIREDNGQEFFVYDVEVKLLGGQSAAFSIVTLQPVRDYEITLQGLRDNLYLGFGAALLVLLALLWIGLTWGLRALRRLSQELDEIEAGTRESLSTAHPRELLRLTGSLNRLLHSEREQRSRYRDSLDDLAHSLKTPLAVLQGVSEDMARRPQDRGQAWVLQTQIERMSQQIGYQLQRASLRKSGLVRHQVPLRPVLQSLCDTLDKVYRDKRVQVEFDLPEHCQVPIEQGALLEMLGNLLENAYRLCLGEVRVSLQEVLGGTELSVEDDGPGVPPDQRARILQRGERLDRQHPGQGIGLAVVKDIIESYGARLTLGDSELGGAAFRIHFPVV
- a CDS encoding 4'-phosphopantetheinyl transferase — protein: MNPIPALPACCSPLDNHWLLPDALSDTVLLSTRFDPLLLVATDFPDSAIEPPASIQRSVAKRQAEFLAGRICARAALHRLDGMACVPAIGEDRAPVWPAHVSGSITHSTGRAAAIVAQKRRWQGLGMDLENLLDPERAERLVGEILTPAELLRMATVARDDRALLVTLTFSVKESLFKALYPIVGQRFYFEHAEVLEWSHDGQVRLRLLTDLSPEWRHGSELQGQFGLKDGQLLSLVGIEARDA
- a CDS encoding membrane protein yields the protein MTHMKTLLLAFTVLGASAMAHADDNFASLTLGQTSDKVKKSSALDQNLNNPNADGVIGKDTTYGLRLGRQNDQGRYYATYDNVSGSHNGIKLRQENLLGSYDVFYPVTSSTKLFGGGTAGLTKLTQDSPGFSRDTDIGYAVGLQGGVLQQISQNTSVELGYRYLRSNASTEMSPHNGAKVGSLDLTSSAQTYLSANYTF
- a CDS encoding ATP-binding protein, translated to MNSIFLRIYGGMCAALVLVAVLGVLALHQLNQTRAEQYRERLAHGTFSLMADNLRPMNDTERRRALAVWARLLGIPLELQVLSQGDLDLGQRTRVLRGQVLVEQTGPHAAKVYRLVSDGEQLTLVGEVRQISEQLARATIYLLADELVRYPVAEQPERLAQLKQEKGFGFDLRLMTVDQADMDEDQRRRVSEGDTVMALGKGGDSIRVFAGMVGTPWVLEIGPLYQMNPYPPEWLVLIAALGLSLIGLIVYLLVRQLERRLRGLESAATQIAQGSLETRVPARGADSVGRLAAAFNGMAEHLQQLLAIQRELVRAVSHELRTPVARLRFGLEMLGSASTPEARDKYLAGMDHDIEDLDRLVDEMLTYARLEQGSPALNFQRVDLDALVNQVIEELGPLRAGITVERGLCLSAADCDGAWVEAEPRFLHRALQNLVGNAMRHARSRVTVSYQVGQLRCRVDVEDDGPGVPEAAWERVFKPFLRLDDSRARASGGHGLGLSIVRRIIHWHDGRALINRSKSLGGACFSLSWPRHQDRS
- a CDS encoding response regulator; protein product: MKLLVVEDEALLRHHLQTRLTDSGHVVQAVANAEEALYQVREFNHDLAVIDLGLPGISGLELIRRLRSQDKSFPILILTARGNWQDKVEGLAAGADDYLVKPFQFEELEARLNALLRRSSGFTQSTIVAGPLQLDLNRKQASLDEEPLALTAYEYRILEYLMRHHQQVVAKDRLMEQLYPDDDERDPNVIEVLVGRLRRKLEAPAGFKPIDTVRGLGYLFNERCQ